From Paenibacillus sp. GP183, one genomic window encodes:
- a CDS encoding polyprenyl synthetase family protein produces MSKELTIQAYLAAEAAHIEVALAKSLPLHWDIPAKLREAFQYSLMAGGKRLRPILVLEAAEALGGSREAAMPAACAIEMIHTYSLIHDDLPAMDNDDYRRGKLTNHKVYGEAMAILAGDALLTHAFYAIAQTSRVHHVPAEQVLGIVEELSVYAGARGMVGGQAADMLGEQGITSLEQLEYIHMHKTSDLIVFSLRAGGRIAGANEEQLRALEIFGKCIGLAFQIQDDILDLTGDERKLGKPVKSDVKQQKVTFPFFIGLSASRLKVKELTEEGKQALHRANLIKPERLFQLADYLTHRDH; encoded by the coding sequence TTGAGTAAAGAACTGACGATCCAGGCTTATTTAGCTGCGGAAGCGGCGCATATAGAAGTTGCGCTTGCCAAGTCGCTGCCCTTGCATTGGGACATTCCCGCCAAGCTGCGTGAAGCGTTCCAATATTCGCTGATGGCTGGCGGAAAGCGGCTGCGGCCTATTCTTGTTCTAGAGGCAGCCGAAGCTTTGGGCGGTTCCAGAGAAGCGGCTATGCCAGCAGCCTGTGCGATCGAAATGATTCATACGTATTCACTGATCCACGACGATTTGCCCGCTATGGATAATGATGATTACCGCAGAGGCAAATTGACCAATCATAAGGTTTATGGGGAAGCTATGGCGATTTTGGCCGGCGATGCTCTGTTAACTCATGCTTTTTATGCAATTGCCCAGACGTCTCGCGTTCACCATGTCCCGGCTGAACAAGTGCTTGGCATCGTGGAGGAGCTTTCTGTGTACGCTGGAGCCCGCGGTATGGTAGGCGGACAAGCTGCAGACATGCTGGGTGAGCAAGGGATTACGAGTTTGGAACAACTGGAATACATTCATATGCATAAAACAAGTGATTTAATCGTATTTTCACTTCGTGCAGGAGGTCGGATCGCTGGCGCCAATGAGGAGCAGCTGAGGGCATTAGAGATCTTTGGCAAGTGCATTGGGCTTGCTTTTCAAATACAGGATGATATCCTCGACCTAACAGGGGATGAACGGAAGCTGGGCAAGCCGGTAAAAAGCGACGTCAAGCAGCAAAAAGTCACCTTTCCGTTTTTTATAGGGCTTTCTGCTTCGAGGCTAAAGGTCAAAGAGCTGACCGAAGAAGGAAAGCAGGCGCTGCATCGCGCGAACCTGATAAAGCCGGAACGGCTTTTTCAGCTCGCCGATTACTTGACACATAGAGATCATTAG
- the xseB gene encoding exodeoxyribonuclease VII small subunit has translation MPNEKETDVNFEKAIEQLEIIVAQLESGDVPLEKAIELYQEGMRLSHLCGQKLEQVEKKIEMLVEGEAGISRKPFQPSLEDKGNNVE, from the coding sequence ATGCCGAATGAGAAGGAAACGGATGTGAACTTTGAGAAAGCGATTGAGCAGCTGGAGATCATTGTAGCCCAGCTGGAAAGCGGTGACGTCCCGCTGGAAAAAGCGATTGAGCTTTACCAGGAGGGCATGCGGCTGTCGCATTTATGCGGCCAAAAGCTCGAGCAGGTGGAGAAGAAAATCGAGATGCTGGTCGAAGGCGAAGCTGGTATTTCGCGCAAGCCCTTCCAGCCCTCGCTTGAAGATAAGGGGAATAATGTTGAGTAA
- the xseA gene encoding exodeoxyribonuclease VII large subunit: MSKKETNILSIKDLNRYIKMKLEGDNQLQDVWVRGEISNFTHHSSGHMYFTLKDSESRVKSIMFASQNQRLGFIPREGTRVIARGNISVYERDGAYQFYVTAMQPDGIGSLYLAYEQLKKKLETEGLFAAERKKAIPRFPRAIGVITSPTGAAIRDVIITLQRRYPSIPILLYPVLVQGAQAAPSIVKAIEAMNRLAEADVLIVGRGGGSLEELWAFNEEAVARSIFASAIPVISAVGHETDFTIADFVADLRAPTPTAAAELAVPHQLELKQQLARHRQRLDAGLQLQLQRKQERLGRLRRSPYLVDPRRQLLMQPAQKLDRLAEQLGYKMRQRLARAADRYGKLDRKLSAFNPKEQVVFAKLRLDTSKRQMVTTMQSLLRGKKQEWLATLRHLDALSPLKVMQRGYSLAYEEKEQTLIRSINQVQIGDIVKIRLHDGKLDCHVWGMEEKKNAE; this comes from the coding sequence ATGTCCAAAAAAGAAACGAATATCCTGTCGATCAAGGATTTGAATCGCTATATCAAAATGAAGCTTGAAGGGGACAACCAGCTGCAGGACGTTTGGGTGCGTGGAGAAATTTCCAATTTCACCCATCATTCAAGCGGACATATGTATTTCACCTTGAAGGACTCGGAAAGCCGAGTCAAAAGCATCATGTTCGCTTCCCAAAACCAAAGGCTGGGCTTTATTCCGCGTGAAGGCACGAGGGTGATCGCTCGCGGCAATATTTCCGTATATGAGAGAGATGGAGCTTACCAGTTCTATGTAACTGCGATGCAGCCCGACGGCATAGGCAGTTTATATCTGGCCTATGAGCAGTTGAAGAAGAAGCTGGAGACGGAGGGGCTTTTTGCAGCGGAAAGAAAAAAAGCCATTCCCCGCTTTCCCCGGGCGATCGGAGTGATCACCTCGCCCACTGGAGCTGCGATCCGTGATGTGATCATCACGCTGCAGCGGCGGTACCCGTCGATCCCCATCCTGCTCTACCCCGTGCTGGTGCAGGGAGCGCAAGCCGCCCCTTCGATCGTCAAAGCGATCGAAGCCATGAACCGGCTCGCTGAAGCGGACGTGCTCATCGTCGGCCGCGGAGGCGGCTCGCTCGAGGAGCTGTGGGCGTTCAACGAGGAAGCCGTCGCGCGGAGCATCTTCGCCTCCGCGATTCCCGTCATCTCGGCCGTTGGCCACGAGACGGACTTCACGATCGCCGACTTCGTCGCCGATCTGCGGGCGCCGACGCCCACCGCTGCGGCCGAGCTGGCGGTGCCGCACCAGCTCGAGCTGAAGCAGCAGCTGGCGCGCCACCGGCAGCGGCTGGACGCCGGTCTGCAGCTCCAACTGCAGCGCAAGCAGGAACGGCTCGGGCGCCTGAGGCGCTCGCCGTACCTGGTCGACCCCCGCAGGCAGCTGCTGATGCAGCCTGCCCAAAAGCTCGACCGGCTGGCGGAGCAGCTCGGTTACAAAATGCGGCAGCGGCTGGCCCGCGCGGCCGACAGGTACGGCAAGCTGGACCGCAAGCTGTCCGCTTTCAATCCCAAAGAGCAGGTCGTGTTCGCAAAGCTGCGCCTCGATACGTCCAAGCGGCAGATGGTCACGACCATGCAGAGCCTGCTTCGCGGCAAGAAGCAGGAGTGGCTGGCCACGCTGCGCCACCTGGATGCGCTCAGCCCGCTCAAAGTCATGCAGCGCGGCTACAGCCTCGCGTATGAGGAGAAGGAGCAAACCTTAATCCGCTCGATCAATCAGGTCCAGATCGGCGATATCGTCAAAATCCGGCTGCACGATGGGAAGCTGGATTGTCATGTATGGGGGATGGAGGAGAAGAAGAATGCCGAATGA
- the folD gene encoding bifunctional methylenetetrahydrofolate dehydrogenase/methenyltetrahydrofolate cyclohydrolase FolD: MTAQIINGKEIVSSLREEIKAEAYQLTAQGRQPGLAVVIVGEDPASQIYVNSKAKACEQTGIYSVVHRLPEKTTQKELIAKIHQLNQDNRIHGILVQSPLPKHINEDEVVDELDPAKDVDCFHPVNVGNLMIGKPSMLPCTPGGIIEILKKINVSISGKHAVVVGRSNIVGKPMAMLLLREHATVTICHSRTPNMEEITRQADILVVAVGKANLITAAHVKPGAVVIDVGMNRPPEGKLTGDVDFESVKEVAGAITPVPGTVGPMTITTLLRNTVESAKRHMKTNVSV; this comes from the coding sequence ATGACCGCTCAGATCATCAATGGAAAAGAAATTGTAAGCTCTCTTCGCGAGGAGATTAAAGCAGAGGCCTATCAATTGACAGCGCAAGGCAGGCAACCCGGTCTCGCAGTTGTCATTGTTGGTGAAGATCCTGCTTCCCAGATCTATGTCAACAGCAAGGCCAAAGCATGTGAGCAAACGGGTATATATTCCGTGGTACACCGCCTTCCTGAGAAAACAACCCAGAAGGAGCTTATCGCCAAGATCCACCAATTAAATCAGGATAACCGCATTCATGGAATCCTTGTGCAGTCCCCGCTGCCCAAGCACATCAACGAAGATGAAGTTGTGGATGAGCTGGATCCAGCCAAGGATGTGGATTGCTTTCACCCAGTGAATGTGGGTAATTTGATGATCGGCAAACCGAGTATGCTGCCTTGTACTCCAGGAGGCATTATTGAAATTCTCAAGAAAATCAATGTATCCATTTCCGGCAAGCATGCAGTTGTCGTAGGGAGAAGCAACATTGTAGGCAAGCCGATGGCTATGCTGCTGCTGCGAGAGCACGCTACCGTGACGATTTGCCATTCCCGTACGCCTAACATGGAGGAAATCACGCGTCAAGCAGATATTCTTGTTGTGGCGGTTGGAAAAGCGAATCTAATTACAGCTGCGCATGTGAAACCGGGAGCCGTAGTCATAGATGTTGGCATGAATCGTCCGCCCGAAGGAAAGCTCACGGGTGACGTGGATTTTGAATCCGTCAAGGAAGTAGCCGGAGCCATCACTCCGGTTCCTGGTACTGTGGGTCCCATGACCATCACCACCCTGCTGCGAAATACCGTAGAGTCAGCGAAGCGCCATATGAAAACGAATGTGAGCGTGTAA
- the nusB gene encoding transcription antitermination factor NusB, with amino-acid sequence MKRRVAREIALQSLYQIEMNHVSPMDAVTSVIEEAENDNESELEVADEKLSPDYIVELVEGTFTHKKEIDILLEEYLKGWQMDRLSRIDREVLRLAVYEMVYRDDVPPKVVVNEAIELSKHFGTEESGKFVNGVLGKMIKELDGLKGKK; translated from the coding sequence ATGAAACGAAGGGTAGCAAGGGAAATTGCCTTACAAAGCCTCTACCAAATTGAAATGAACCATGTGTCACCCATGGATGCGGTCACAAGCGTCATTGAGGAGGCGGAGAACGATAACGAGTCGGAGCTGGAAGTAGCCGATGAAAAATTGTCGCCGGACTACATTGTCGAGCTGGTCGAAGGTACCTTTACTCATAAAAAAGAGATTGATATCCTGCTCGAGGAATATTTGAAGGGCTGGCAAATGGACAGGCTTTCCAGGATAGATCGTGAAGTGCTGCGACTTGCCGTTTATGAGATGGTATACAGGGACGACGTGCCGCCGAAGGTTGTTGTGAATGAAGCGATCGAGCTGTCAAAGCATTTTGGAACGGAAGAATCGGGCAAGTTCGTTAATGGCGTATTGGGTAAAATGATCAAGGAGCTTGACGGTTTAAAAGGCAAAAAATAA
- a CDS encoding DUF2273 domain-containing protein yields MWNEVWKQHKGKVIGAGAGLFLGFIYLFFGFWDMLIFAFIVTVGCYIGGMLDRKERFPSLEDIWRYLTQKW; encoded by the coding sequence ATGTGGAATGAAGTGTGGAAGCAGCATAAAGGGAAGGTCATCGGAGCGGGAGCAGGCTTGTTTTTGGGATTTATCTATTTGTTTTTCGGCTTTTGGGACATGTTGATTTTTGCTTTTATTGTCACAGTGGGATGCTATATCGGCGGCATGCTGGACCGTAAAGAACGATTCCCCAGCCTTGAGGACATTTGGCGTTATCTGACGCAAAAATGGTGA
- the amaP gene encoding alkaline shock response membrane anchor protein AmaP, producing MVRIVDKLLLFLYSLVVFIVSWIVLSAAWNWIPMSIAKQAVDNIYTDKGPAYTTIALTLIILLISLRFLYISIRRGRTQAPSIDQRSEFGDIRISIETVENLALKAAGRTRGVKDLRARVKINSTGLEITLRTIVDGDHSIPELTEEMQNGVKRYIEDITGIPVASVTVFVANIVQSSPTFKSRVE from the coding sequence GTGGTTAGAATAGTCGATAAGCTGCTGCTTTTCCTGTACAGCCTTGTTGTTTTCATAGTGTCGTGGATCGTGTTGTCTGCTGCCTGGAATTGGATTCCGATGTCAATTGCAAAGCAAGCGGTCGACAACATTTACACAGACAAAGGCCCCGCTTATACAACTATAGCGCTGACCTTGATTATTTTGCTGATCAGCTTGCGTTTTTTGTACATATCCATTCGCCGGGGGCGTACTCAAGCCCCTTCTATTGATCAACGAAGCGAATTTGGCGATATTCGAATTTCCATAGAAACGGTTGAGAATCTTGCATTAAAGGCTGCCGGGCGCACACGCGGAGTTAAAGATCTTCGAGCCAGAGTAAAGATCAACTCAACAGGCTTGGAAATCACCCTACGTACGATTGTGGATGGAGACCACTCGATACCTGAGTTGACCGAAGAGATGCAAAACGGCGTAAAACGTTATATTGAGGACATTACAGGCATTCCGGTTGCTTCGGTAACGGTATTTGTAGCCAACATCGTACAGTCTTCTCCAACCTTTAAAAGCCGTGTCGAATAG
- a CDS encoding Asp23/Gls24 family envelope stress response protein: MNTIAPDYVKTDMGSIQIAPEVIEVIAGLATLEVQGVAGMSGGFAGGIAELLGRKNLSKGVKVEVGQREAAIDVSIIIQYGNRIPEVANSIQQNVKNAIESMTGLNVVEVNVHVHDVHFNNEKPVEDETIVLRVK, from the coding sequence ATGAACACAATCGCTCCCGATTATGTCAAAACGGACATGGGAAGCATCCAGATTGCACCCGAAGTGATCGAAGTCATTGCCGGACTTGCAACTTTAGAAGTACAGGGTGTAGCCGGAATGAGCGGTGGATTTGCCGGAGGTATTGCCGAGCTGTTGGGACGCAAGAATCTCTCCAAAGGTGTTAAAGTGGAAGTCGGCCAAAGGGAAGCAGCTATTGATGTTTCCATTATTATTCAATATGGGAACCGCATCCCGGAAGTGGCGAACAGCATTCAGCAAAATGTGAAAAATGCGATTGAATCGATGACGGGGCTGAATGTGGTGGAAGTGAATGTACACGTCCACGATGTTCATTTCAACAACGAGAAACCAGTGGAAGATGAAACAATAGTGCTGAGGGTCAAATAA
- the accC gene encoding acetyl-CoA carboxylase biotin carboxylase subunit, with translation MKFQKVLIANRGEIAVRIIRACKELGIYTVAVYSEADRNALHVRLADEAYCIGPTASKDSYLNFTNLMSVATLTESDAIHPGYGFLAENADFAEICESCNITFIGPSPDAISRMGDKSVAKQTMKNANVPIIPGSDGLVETVEDAIIIGRDIGYPVIIKATAGGGGKGIRIADNEEMLVQQITNAQQEAQNAFGNSGVYLEKYLTGMKHVEIQIIADKHGNVVHLGERDCSVQRRRQKLIEEAPCPILSPDTRKAMGEAAVRAAQAVNYSGAGTLEFLLGQDGQFYFMEMNTRIQVEHPVTEMITGVDLIKEMIRVAEGDPLSFTQEDIQINGWAIECRVNAEDPDKNFMPSAGQITFYLPPGGFGVRIDSAAYQGYTIPPHYDSMIAKLIVWGHTREEAINRMKRALSEFAVEGVYTTIPFHLKLLEHKKFISGDHDIKFLEEHDINDPES, from the coding sequence ATGAAATTCCAGAAGGTTCTTATCGCCAACCGCGGAGAAATCGCGGTTCGCATTATCCGCGCCTGCAAAGAGCTCGGTATATATACGGTTGCCGTTTATTCGGAAGCGGATCGCAATGCGCTGCATGTACGATTGGCAGATGAAGCTTATTGCATTGGTCCGACGGCTTCCAAAGACAGTTATTTGAATTTTACCAATCTAATGAGCGTAGCCACATTAACGGAATCCGATGCGATTCATCCCGGTTATGGATTTTTGGCTGAAAATGCAGATTTCGCAGAGATTTGTGAAAGCTGCAACATTACATTTATCGGGCCGTCCCCGGATGCCATCAGCCGTATGGGTGATAAATCCGTGGCCAAGCAAACGATGAAAAATGCCAACGTTCCGATTATTCCAGGCTCTGACGGTCTGGTCGAGACGGTTGAAGATGCAATCATCATCGGCAGGGATATCGGCTATCCGGTTATTATCAAAGCAACTGCCGGCGGCGGGGGCAAGGGCATCCGTATCGCAGACAATGAGGAAATGCTGGTTCAGCAAATTACTAACGCACAGCAGGAAGCGCAAAATGCATTTGGCAATTCAGGTGTTTATCTGGAGAAATATTTGACAGGCATGAAGCATGTGGAAATTCAAATTATTGCCGATAAGCATGGCAATGTGGTTCATTTGGGAGAACGCGATTGCTCGGTTCAGCGCCGCAGACAAAAGCTAATAGAAGAAGCTCCTTGTCCGATTTTAAGCCCGGACACACGCAAGGCCATGGGAGAAGCTGCCGTACGCGCGGCTCAAGCCGTGAATTATTCCGGCGCAGGCACATTGGAGTTCTTACTTGGCCAGGACGGCCAATTTTATTTTATGGAAATGAATACAAGAATCCAGGTTGAGCACCCGGTAACGGAGATGATCACCGGAGTTGATCTCATTAAAGAGATGATACGTGTCGCCGAGGGAGATCCGCTTTCATTTACCCAGGAAGATATTCAAATTAACGGTTGGGCCATTGAATGCCGCGTAAATGCGGAGGATCCGGATAAGAATTTCATGCCATCCGCCGGGCAGATTACTTTTTACTTGCCTCCGGGAGGCTTTGGTGTAAGAATTGACAGCGCCGCCTATCAGGGTTATACGATTCCGCCGCACTATGATTCTATGATTGCCAAGCTGATCGTTTGGGGCCATACCAGAGAAGAAGCCATAAATAGAATGAAAAGAGCATTAAGCGAGTTTGCCGTAGAAGGCGTTTATACGACCATTCCGTTCCATTTGAAGCTGCTTGAGCACAAGAAATTTATTTCCGGTGACCATGATATCAAGTTTCTGGAGGAGCATGATATTAACGATCCCGAATCATAG
- the accB gene encoding acetyl-CoA carboxylase biotin carboxyl carrier protein, whose amino-acid sequence MFKMSEIKELIKLVDQSSLQELEIENEGSRLLIRKPNKTESLFVNTAPQHAYSQAYPTAVNQPQAPMNSSNAAKEMNSTLHTIVSPMVGTFYQSSSPGSAPFVSVGAKVGVKTAVCIIEAMKLMNEIEAEVNGEIVEILVENGQLVEYGQPLFLVKPE is encoded by the coding sequence ATGTTTAAAATGAGTGAAATCAAAGAGTTGATCAAGCTGGTCGATCAGTCTTCTTTACAAGAGCTTGAGATCGAAAATGAAGGTTCCCGCCTGCTGATTCGCAAGCCTAATAAAACGGAGTCCCTGTTTGTGAATACAGCGCCGCAGCATGCTTACTCACAGGCATATCCAACAGCTGTTAATCAGCCGCAAGCCCCAATGAACAGCAGCAATGCTGCAAAGGAAATGAACAGTACCCTACATACCATTGTCTCGCCGATGGTCGGCACTTTTTATCAATCTTCTTCTCCAGGTTCTGCCCCTTTTGTCAGCGTTGGCGCCAAAGTTGGCGTTAAAACAGCTGTATGCATTATTGAAGCTATGAAGCTGATGAATGAAATCGAAGCCGAAGTAAACGGCGAAATCGTTGAAATATTGGTTGAAAACGGCCAGCTTGTCGAATATGGACAGCCTTTATTCTTGGTAAAGCCAGAGTAA
- a CDS encoding SpoIIIAH-like family protein: MNAKRQTIWLVSMLSLMVVLSAYYLFTEDVNKLNVATVDTTGKPQDVKIDMSQIDNPAAGTSATNSDAAKSTTSPNTAKSTTSPNTAKSTTSPDASKSAAGTDASKTSSAAKGADQATANANTDAKVLQKVAETQAQAASASDYFTTQQMKNHEELQKKTEQLMTTITDPKQKADAVVKAQNDLQLISGQQEKIDNLEEMLLKDYPQAVISQEGKGWKVTVQSQKLEKSQGVSIVDMVIKELGAAPENIKIQYIQP; this comes from the coding sequence ATGAACGCAAAAAGACAAACGATTTGGCTAGTTTCCATGCTCAGCTTGATGGTGGTATTATCCGCATATTATTTATTTACCGAAGATGTGAACAAGCTGAATGTTGCAACTGTAGACACAACCGGGAAACCGCAGGATGTCAAAATTGACATGAGTCAAATCGACAATCCGGCTGCCGGCACTTCCGCAACGAATTCAGATGCTGCTAAATCTACAACAAGCCCAAATACCGCTAAATCTACAACAAGCCCAAATACCGCAAAATCTACAACAAGCCCTGATGCTTCAAAATCTGCAGCAGGCACGGATGCAAGTAAAACGTCTTCTGCAGCGAAAGGCGCAGATCAAGCGACTGCCAATGCCAATACGGATGCCAAAGTGCTGCAAAAAGTAGCAGAAACTCAAGCGCAAGCGGCCTCAGCGAGCGATTACTTTACCACACAGCAGATGAAAAATCACGAAGAGCTGCAGAAGAAAACCGAGCAGCTGATGACGACCATTACCGATCCTAAACAAAAGGCCGATGCTGTGGTCAAAGCTCAGAACGATTTGCAGCTCATTTCAGGTCAACAGGAAAAAATCGATAATTTGGAGGAGATGCTGCTGAAGGACTATCCGCAGGCGGTGATTTCCCAAGAGGGCAAAGGCTGGAAGGTCACTGTACAAAGCCAAAAGCTGGAGAAGAGCCAAGGCGTCTCTATTGTTGATATGGTCATTAAGGAACTGGGGGCAGCACCTGAGAATATCAAAATTCAATATATTCAGCCTTGA